Proteins encoded in a region of the Ornithodoros turicata isolate Travis chromosome 3, ASM3712646v1, whole genome shotgun sequence genome:
- the LOC135389200 gene encoding mucolipin-3-like, which yields MVEEHDVRHTLSEVQTVHHIRCDHGRPNTVLRSHRFVTSVDINLSESNNDTDHSGALLKDLDRLPEELTEDVRKRLRNYFMNPIEKWRSRRRLPWKLILQILKVLVVTAQVILFGSASIAFQDQHRNMRIALERLLLKDWDTARDVLLYPPSQGPYAVYTAEEFYSHIEYAVKHYMRIRSESINIFWYSSESEEVAPIKFCMTTYKSGIVWPSNSTLFVDSREAEECIDLKIAFPADSDLWDAFSMEKVLSDAGIGIVFEQLVSAELRLKLATLHKRTFLDAGGPDCYDYNVFVIYHNSRHSGEITVTMMTTTTLQLCKRNTTHYRPIVRTECMIQALNAVIILLCFFSGVLCSRSLYKAQTLRVEATELFEAKYKKELTLSDKLLFLDFWLVLIIVDDCLLVIGSSLEIEIDERITPGLVYDICSLFLGLGTLFMWCGFLRYVGYFRTYNILILSLKRATPTVVRFLLCGALLFFGYVICGWVVIGPHHTNFETASKTAECLFTIANGNEIFSTFAMMSEKDNAIVRFFFAAYLSSFTILFGYLVVSLFVTIIVDAHNIFKDKQSAGPFTSTVQLFVKGCENGPLNDMSSSQSRGSDVKSAVPCR from the coding sequence ATGGTTGAGGAACATGACGTGAGACACACTCTGAGCGAAGTACAAACAGTACATCACATCCGCTGTGATCATGGACGTCCCAATACCGTCCTTCGAAGCCATCGCTTCGTAACTTCTGTTGACATCAACTTGAGTGAAAGTAATAACGATACTGACCACAGTGGGGCACTTCTCAAGGACTTGGACCGTCTTCCAGAGGAGCTCACTGAGGACGTGAGGAAAAGGCTTCGCAATTATTTCATGAATCCGATAGAGAAATGGCGCTCAAGAAGACGTCTCCCATGGAAGCTGATCTTACAGATATTGAAGGTGCTTGTTGTGACGGCGCAAGTAATCCTATTTGGCTCTGCCAGTATAGCCTTCCAAGATCAGCATAGGAACATGAGAATAGCTCTGGAGCGTCTTCTCTTGAAAGACTGGGACACTGCGAGAGACGTGCTGCTTTATCCTCCTTCGCAAGGTCCATACGCCGTGTACACAGCGGAGGAGTTCTACAGTCATATCGAATACGCTGTGAAGCATTACATGAGGATCAGATCAGAATCAATCAATATATTCTGGTACAGCTCGGAAAGTGAGGAGGTGGCACCGATCAAATTTTGCATGACAACGTACAAAAGTGGAATTGTTTGGCCCTCCAACTCAACGTTATTTGTTGACAGCAGAGAAGCTGAAGAGTGCATTGACTTGAAAATTGCCTTCCCTGCTGACTCAGATCTGTGGGATGCGTTTTCGATGGAGAAAGTCCTTTCAGACGCTGGTATCGGTATTGTGTTCGAACAACTGGTCAGTGCTGAACTCAGATTAAAGCTCGCAACATTACACAAGAGGACATTTTTGGATGCCGGGGGCCCTGACTGTTACGACTACAATGTCTTTGTCATATACCATAACTCACGACACAGTGGAGAGATAACTGTGACAATGATGACAACGACAACATTGCAACTTTGTAAAAGGAACACGACGCATTATCGTCCTATCGTACGTACTGAGTGTATGATACAAGCGCTGAACGCTGTCATCATTCTATTGTGTTTTTTCTCAGGCGTACTGTGTTCACGATCGCTTTACAAAGCACAGACGCTGCGGGTTGAAGCTACGGAATTGTTCGaggcaaaatacaagaaagaactgaCCTTGTCCGATAAACTGTTGTTCTTGGATTTTTGGCTTGTTTTGATCATTGTGGATGATTGTCTTCTAGTGATTGGATCTTCACTCGAGATCGAGATCGACGAACGAATTACACCAGGGCTGGTGTACGACATATGTTCATTGTTCCTAGGTTTGGGAACTTTATTCATGTGGTGTGGCTTTCTGAGATACGTTGGTTACTTCAGGACTTACAATATCCTAATACTTAGTTTGAAAAGGGCTACACCAACCGTTGTAAGGTTCTTGCTCTGTGGTGCCCTTCTTTTTTTCGGGTACGTGATTTGCGGCTGGGTGGTCATCGGCCCGCATCACACTAATTTCGAAACGGCATCAAAGACTGCCGAATGCTTGTTCACCATCGCCAACGGAAACGAAATATTTTCAACCTTCGCAATGATGTCCGAGAAAGACAACGCCATTGTGCGGTTCTTTTTCGCGGCTTATCTTTCCAGTTTCACTATTCTATTTGGGTATCTGGTCGTGTCATTGTTTGTGACGATAATAGTAGACGCTCACAACATTTTCAAGGACAAGCAATCAGCTGGACCTTTTACTAGCACAGTCCAGCTATTTGTGAAAGGGTGTGAAAATGGACCTCTTAATGATATGAGCTCAAGTCAGTCTCGAGGAAGtgatgtgaaaagtgcagtgcCGTGTCGATAG